From Myxococcales bacterium, a single genomic window includes:
- a CDS encoding beta-propeller domain-containing protein — protein sequence MRAAGFRSKLPKSLLALLLGLTAAAAPACHKTNGGDTLAKVIAHHSRKTLTAFDSDADLSRFLKDMAKAQARSGPSDDSDGSPQPGAQAEAPAQAAPPSPAPTTESASASKSSDESVTNTQHAGVDEGGIVKLHGNHLVVLRRGRLFTVSVGGGELAPISAVNAFGPDIDPSGTWYDEMLVGDNSVVVVGYSYSRGGTELGLFDLDGAGKLAYRATYHLRSNDYYSSRNYASRLIGDKLIFYTPLYLSVGDDNPFQSFPALRKWRKGAKDTDFRRIVSATRVYRPIQKSSSLTLHTVTVCDLAKRELACEATAVLGPAGRVFYVSPGSVYVWASDYEQVGDRSLPRAVVYRMPLDGSGPSALEASGSPVDQFSFLEDPEGYLNVLVRADAAGDGMWNAEVTGGDVALMRVRLESFSDGADKVPASRYRSLPKPKGYTFQNRFVGKYLLYGTGSGWGEPESVERGGLVAYRYDGSAAPARLPLSHGVDRIEALGVDAVVIGTDGKDLHFSPIALGQRPSVAKRYTRKDASQGELRSHGFFYKPLDEKSGMLGLPVAEAGRPGYEHLTQGSASVLFLRNDLLRFTELGTLGARPEQSADDGCRASCVDWYGNARPLFLRGRVFALLGYELVEGDVGDGRIREKRRVSFAPSLPKIAR from the coding sequence ATGCGAGCTGCCGGATTTCGCTCGAAGCTGCCAAAATCGTTGCTTGCCTTGCTGCTCGGCCTCACCGCGGCGGCCGCCCCGGCCTGCCACAAGACGAACGGCGGCGACACGCTGGCCAAGGTCATTGCTCACCACTCACGCAAGACGCTGACCGCCTTCGATTCTGACGCGGATCTGTCCAGGTTCCTGAAGGATATGGCCAAGGCGCAGGCCCGCTCCGGCCCCTCGGATGACAGCGATGGCTCCCCACAGCCGGGGGCCCAGGCCGAAGCGCCGGCCCAGGCAGCCCCCCCCTCCCCTGCCCCGACGACGGAGAGCGCCTCGGCCTCCAAGAGCAGCGACGAGTCGGTGACCAACACCCAGCATGCCGGCGTCGACGAGGGCGGGATCGTCAAACTGCACGGCAACCACCTGGTCGTGCTCCGACGCGGGCGCCTGTTCACCGTCTCGGTCGGCGGCGGTGAGCTCGCACCCATCTCGGCGGTCAATGCCTTCGGACCCGACATCGATCCGAGCGGCACCTGGTACGACGAGATGCTGGTGGGCGACAACAGCGTGGTGGTCGTCGGTTACAGCTATTCGCGAGGCGGCACCGAACTCGGGCTCTTCGACCTCGATGGCGCCGGTAAGCTAGCGTACCGCGCCACGTACCACCTGCGCTCCAACGACTACTACTCGAGTCGCAACTACGCGAGCCGTCTGATCGGCGACAAACTCATCTTCTACACTCCGCTCTATCTATCGGTCGGAGATGACAATCCGTTTCAGTCGTTTCCGGCCCTGCGCAAGTGGCGCAAGGGCGCCAAAGACACCGATTTCCGGCGCATCGTCTCGGCGACCCGGGTGTATCGCCCGATCCAGAAGAGCAGCTCGCTGACCCTGCACACGGTGACGGTGTGTGACCTCGCGAAGCGGGAGCTCGCGTGCGAAGCGACGGCAGTGCTCGGTCCGGCCGGCCGAGTGTTCTACGTCTCGCCCGGCTCGGTCTACGTCTGGGCCTCCGACTACGAACAGGTGGGGGATCGCTCTCTGCCCCGGGCCGTCGTGTATCGCATGCCGCTCGACGGCTCGGGCCCCTCTGCCCTCGAAGCCTCGGGCAGCCCGGTCGATCAGTTCTCGTTCCTGGAAGATCCCGAAGGTTACTTGAACGTGCTCGTGCGGGCAGACGCCGCCGGAGACGGCATGTGGAACGCAGAGGTCACCGGGGGTGACGTGGCCCTGATGCGGGTGCGACTCGAGAGTTTCTCGGACGGCGCCGACAAAGTGCCGGCCTCGCGCTACCGTTCGCTGCCCAAACCCAAGGGGTACACCTTCCAGAACCGCTTCGTCGGCAAGTACCTGCTGTACGGCACCGGCAGCGGCTGGGGTGAGCCGGAGAGCGTCGAGCGCGGCGGCCTCGTCGCGTACCGTTACGACGGCAGCGCCGCACCCGCCAGGCTGCCGCTCTCGCACGGCGTCGATCGCATCGAAGCGCTGGGAGTCGATGCAGTAGTGATCGGCACCGACGGCAAGGATCTCCACTTTTCACCCATCGCCCTCGGGCAGCGACCCAGTGTCGCGAAGCGCTACACCCGCAAGGATGCCTCGCAAGGAGAGCTGCGAAGTCACGGGTTCTTCTACAAACCGCTGGACGAAAAGTCCGGCATGCTGGGTCTGCCGGTAGCGGAGGCTGGGCGGCCTGGTTACGAGCACCTGACCCAGGGTTCGGCCTCGGTGTTGTTCTTGCGCAACGATCTGCTGCGCTTCACCGAGCTCGGCACGCTCGGCGCGCGTCCCGAACAGAGCGCCGACGACGGCTGTCGCGCCTCGTGTGTCGATTGGTACGGCAACGCCCGCCCGCTGTTTCTCCGCGGCCGAGTGTTCGCGCTGCTCGGCTACGAGTTGGTCGAGGGCGACGTGGGCGACGGCCGCATCCGGGAAAAACGCCGCGTCAGCTTCGCGCCCAGCCTGCCAAAGATCGCCCGCTGA
- a CDS encoding SagB/ThcOx family dehydrogenase, giving the protein MSARGTVDWLGVAVAYHERTKHRPGRFARSLGYMDWATQPDPFRRFAGAPELVLPLGSTDGGPPLDELSAGCLPPAAEFDALSIGQLFRDSLALSAWKEHGETRWPLRVNPSSGNLHPTEGYLVARSIPGLSDFAAVYHYRPHDHLLEVRAHIEEVAPALFEGLPPEALLVGLTSIHWREAWKYGERAFRYCHHDLGHALAAVSYAAAALGWHCRLLDALTHDELAAVLGTGEQVGPEAERPDALLLLSRVEPEPLCSRFRPSNRALDVLGSVTWLGSPAPLSPDHEHWEVIDEVAHATERRQSPRDSYFTPHSVTQPFELTPRSGPARRLIHQRRSAVEMDGTTSIGKDSFERILLATLPSPGHLPFAALPFAPRVHLLCFVHRVSDLDPGLYLLERAPGAASRARAIFREGLLWERAEVSPALGLHLLVPGDVRQAAKLVSCHQDIASDGVFAVAMLAEVEPGLEVHGAWLYERLHWEAGAIGQVLYLEAEALGIGATGIGCFFDDAVHEILGLRGGGMQALYHFTLGGRVDDPRLRTLEPYAHLSR; this is encoded by the coding sequence ATGAGCGCACGAGGCACGGTCGACTGGCTCGGTGTCGCTGTCGCCTACCACGAGCGTACGAAGCATCGTCCGGGGCGCTTCGCGCGCTCGCTCGGGTACATGGACTGGGCCACCCAGCCCGATCCCTTCCGCCGTTTTGCCGGGGCGCCGGAGCTCGTGTTGCCGCTCGGCAGCACGGATGGCGGCCCTCCCCTGGACGAGCTCTCCGCAGGCTGCCTGCCGCCTGCAGCGGAGTTCGACGCGCTCTCGATCGGGCAACTGTTTCGTGACTCGTTGGCGCTCTCGGCGTGGAAAGAGCACGGCGAAACCCGCTGGCCTCTGCGGGTCAACCCTTCCAGCGGGAACTTGCATCCCACCGAGGGTTACCTGGTTGCGCGGTCGATCCCCGGGCTTTCGGACTTCGCGGCGGTCTACCACTACCGTCCGCATGATCACCTGCTCGAGGTGCGGGCGCACATCGAAGAGGTCGCGCCGGCGTTGTTCGAGGGGCTCCCGCCCGAGGCGCTGCTCGTCGGGCTGACGTCGATTCACTGGCGCGAGGCCTGGAAGTACGGTGAACGCGCCTTTCGTTACTGTCACCACGACCTCGGCCACGCGCTTGCGGCGGTGAGCTACGCGGCTGCCGCTCTCGGCTGGCATTGTCGCCTGCTCGACGCGCTGACTCACGACGAGCTCGCCGCGGTGCTCGGGACCGGCGAACAAGTTGGACCCGAGGCCGAACGCCCTGACGCACTGCTTTTGCTCTCGCGGGTCGAGCCCGAGCCGCTCTGCTCGCGCTTTCGACCTTCGAACCGCGCGCTGGACGTTCTCGGTTCGGTGACCTGGCTCGGCAGTCCCGCCCCGCTCAGTCCGGACCACGAACACTGGGAGGTGATCGACGAAGTAGCGCACGCGACGGAGCGCAGGCAGTCTCCCAGAGACTCGTACTTCACGCCGCACTCGGTGACGCAGCCGTTCGAGCTGACGCCGCGCTCCGGGCCAGCGCGCAGGCTCATCCATCAACGCCGTAGCGCAGTGGAGATGGATGGGACGACGAGCATCGGCAAGGACTCGTTCGAGCGCATCTTGCTCGCCACCCTCCCTAGCCCTGGACATCTGCCGTTCGCGGCGCTGCCCTTCGCCCCGCGCGTCCATCTGCTCTGCTTCGTACACCGTGTCTCAGACCTCGATCCGGGGCTGTACTTGCTCGAGCGGGCGCCGGGCGCGGCCTCCCGTGCGAGGGCGATATTTCGGGAGGGCCTGCTCTGGGAGCGCGCGGAGGTCTCGCCCGCCCTGGGACTGCACCTTCTGGTGCCAGGGGACGTGCGGCAGGCAGCGAAGCTCGTCAGCTGTCACCAGGATATCGCCTCGGACGGTGTGTTCGCCGTTGCCATGCTCGCGGAGGTCGAGCCCGGTCTCGAGGTCCACGGCGCGTGGCTCTACGAGCGGCTCCACTGGGAGGCGGGTGCCATCGGGCAGGTGCTCTACCTGGAGGCGGAAGCCCTGGGGATTGGCGCTACCGGGATCGGCTGTTTCTTCGACGACGCCGTGCACGAGATCCTCGGCTTGCGCGGGGGCGGCATGCAAGCGCTCTATCATTTCACGTTGGGTGGTCGGGTCGACGACCCACGCTTGCGCACCCTCGAGCCCTACGCCCACCTCAGCCGCTGA
- a CDS encoding transposase encodes MGRALRAIGARLGAQAHRALPWRKAKREHRLRALRRLAETASARQPVFYCDEVDIHLNPKIGRDWMLPGVQRRVVTPGKNHKAYIAGALDARTGQLVWVDAESKASWLFCKLLWRLVEQNPQARTIHLIVDNYVIHSSKVTREVLAHFADKIQLHFLPPLLPGRQPHRARLARPPRQCHQEPSLRHTSRVDAPCPTLPQ; translated from the coding sequence ATGGGCCGCGCACTGCGCGCGATCGGGGCGCGGCTCGGCGCCCAAGCCCATCGTGCTCTGCCCTGGCGCAAGGCCAAGCGCGAGCACCGCCTTCGCGCGCTTCGGCGCCTGGCGGAGACCGCATCTGCCCGGCAGCCCGTCTTCTACTGCGATGAGGTCGACATCCACCTCAACCCGAAAATCGGCCGCGACTGGATGCTCCCCGGGGTCCAACGCCGGGTGGTCACGCCGGGCAAGAACCACAAGGCCTACATCGCCGGCGCTCTCGACGCCCGAACCGGCCAGCTCGTCTGGGTCGACGCCGAGAGCAAGGCGAGCTGGCTTTTCTGCAAGCTCCTCTGGCGCTTGGTGGAGCAGAACCCGCAAGCCCGCACCATCCACCTCATCGTCGACAACTACGTCATCCACAGCAGCAAGGTCACACGCGAGGTCCTCGCTCACTTCGCCGACAAGATCCAGCTACACTTCCTGCCTCCCCTACTGCCCGGACGCCAACCGCATCGAGCGCGTTTGGCTCGACCTCCACGCCAATGTCACCAGGAACCATCGCTGCGTCACACTTCCCGAGTTGATGCGCCATGTCCGACGCTTCCTCAATGA
- the purT gene encoding formate-dependent phosphoribosylglycinamide formyltransferase, translated as MRIGTPLSASATKVMFLGAGELGKEVIIELQRLGVEVVAVDRYANAPGQQVAHRAHVIDMTDGTLLRELVLAERPQLIVPEIEAIATDTLVQLEAEGIARVIPTATAAHITMNRERIRRLASECGLASSRHAFCSSLAELEAAIDGGIGVPCFVKPVMSSSGKGQSKVKDRASVADAWQYAMQAGRVKQPRVIVETEVKFDFEITLLTVRHAGGTAFCEPIGHVQVDGDYVESWQPQPMSPSALERARAMAKEITTKLGGAGIFGVELFIKGDEVWFSEVSPRPHDTGLVTLVSQHQSEFALHARAILGLPVDTSLRTPGASAVVYGAVDAKGIAFDGIAEALSIPGTELRLFGKPESFKKRRMGVALARGESIEVARQLAKRAAALVTPVQV; from the coding sequence ATGCGAATCGGCACCCCCCTCTCAGCGTCCGCGACCAAGGTCATGTTTCTCGGCGCCGGCGAGCTCGGCAAGGAAGTGATCATCGAGCTGCAGCGTCTGGGCGTAGAGGTCGTGGCCGTCGACCGCTACGCGAACGCGCCCGGGCAGCAGGTTGCTCACCGCGCCCACGTGATCGACATGACCGACGGCACGCTGCTGCGCGAGCTCGTGCTCGCGGAGCGGCCTCAGCTCATCGTGCCCGAAATTGAGGCGATCGCCACCGACACCCTCGTGCAGCTCGAGGCCGAGGGCATCGCACGGGTGATTCCGACCGCCACCGCCGCCCACATCACGATGAACCGCGAACGCATTCGGCGGCTGGCCTCGGAGTGTGGGCTCGCGAGCTCACGGCACGCCTTCTGCTCGTCCTTGGCGGAGCTCGAGGCCGCCATCGACGGGGGGATCGGCGTGCCATGTTTCGTCAAGCCGGTGATGTCGTCGTCGGGCAAGGGTCAGAGCAAGGTCAAGGATCGCGCTTCAGTGGCGGATGCGTGGCAATACGCGATGCAGGCTGGGCGGGTGAAACAGCCTCGGGTGATCGTCGAGACAGAGGTAAAGTTCGATTTCGAGATCACCCTCCTCACCGTGCGCCACGCAGGGGGCACCGCCTTCTGTGAGCCCATCGGCCACGTGCAGGTCGACGGTGACTACGTCGAATCCTGGCAGCCGCAGCCGATGAGCCCGTCCGCGCTGGAAAGGGCGCGGGCAATGGCCAAGGAGATCACGACAAAGCTCGGCGGCGCTGGGATCTTCGGCGTGGAGCTGTTCATCAAAGGCGACGAGGTCTGGTTCTCGGAGGTCAGCCCACGGCCGCACGACACCGGGCTCGTCACTCTCGTCAGCCAACACCAGAGTGAATTCGCGCTGCATGCCCGGGCGATCTTGGGGTTGCCAGTCGATACCAGCCTGAGGACTCCGGGCGCGAGCGCAGTGGTGTACGGCGCAGTCGACGCGAAGGGCATTGCCTTCGACGGAATCGCGGAGGCTCTGTCGATCCCAGGCACGGAGCTCAGACTGTTCGGCAAGCCGGAGTCGTTCAAGAAGCGGCGCATGGGTGTGGCGCTGGCGCGGGGTGAATCGATCGAAGTCGCGCGTCAGTTGGCCAAGCGCGCCGCGGCGCTCGTGACCCCGGTCCAGGTCTAA
- a CDS encoding aminotransferase class I/II-fold pyridoxal phosphate-dependent enzyme, producing MTIDLSTFVRPTEGGAPRVSSMAAGIVGSEILKIAADIRVLVAKGEKICNLTVGDFNPKQFPIPELLRDGIIAAYNANETNYPPSNGMPELRAAVRRFYARDLGLEVPLDSILVCGGARPIIYGVYRTVVDPGDVVVFPLPSWNNNHYVQMTGAKGVAVKCQAETRFLPTRESILASLPEARLVCLNSPLNPTGTAMSREMLAGISEAILSENHAREKAGKRPVFLMYDQIYWMLTAEGTTHFTPPGVAPEMARYTIFVDGISKAFAATGVRVGWAVGPVDVITRMSSILGHIGAWAPRAEQLATAKLLDDGPAIAAYLAQIKGGIVSRLSVLHEGFQALKAQGLPVESLSPEGAIYLTVRVAPFGKKTPDGATLSTNEDVRRMLLDRAGVGVVPFQAFGYPGDDGWFRLSVGAVSLQEIKDALPRIGETLRALT from the coding sequence ATGACGATCGACCTGTCCACGTTCGTCCGTCCGACCGAAGGCGGCGCGCCGCGTGTCTCGAGCATGGCCGCGGGCATCGTCGGCTCGGAGATCTTGAAGATCGCCGCCGACATTCGCGTGCTGGTCGCCAAGGGCGAGAAGATCTGCAACCTCACGGTTGGCGACTTCAACCCAAAGCAGTTCCCCATCCCGGAGCTGCTGCGCGACGGAATCATCGCCGCCTACAACGCCAACGAGACGAACTACCCGCCCTCCAACGGCATGCCGGAGCTCCGCGCGGCGGTGCGACGGTTCTATGCGCGGGACCTGGGACTCGAGGTCCCCCTCGACTCCATCCTCGTGTGCGGCGGAGCGCGTCCCATCATCTACGGTGTCTACCGAACGGTGGTCGATCCCGGAGACGTGGTGGTTTTTCCGCTGCCCAGCTGGAACAACAACCACTACGTGCAGATGACCGGCGCCAAGGGAGTGGCCGTGAAGTGTCAGGCCGAGACCCGATTCCTCCCAACTCGAGAGAGCATTCTTGCCAGCTTGCCGGAAGCGCGCCTGGTGTGTCTGAACTCGCCGCTCAACCCGACCGGTACGGCCATGAGCCGGGAGATGCTTGCGGGGATCAGCGAGGCCATCCTCAGCGAGAACCACGCCCGGGAGAAAGCTGGAAAACGTCCGGTATTTCTGATGTACGACCAGATCTACTGGATGCTCACGGCGGAAGGGACCACCCACTTCACGCCGCCGGGTGTCGCGCCGGAGATGGCCCGCTACACCATCTTCGTCGATGGCATCAGCAAAGCCTTCGCGGCGACCGGCGTGCGCGTCGGCTGGGCGGTGGGTCCCGTCGACGTCATCACGCGTATGAGCTCGATCTTGGGCCACATCGGCGCCTGGGCGCCCCGCGCCGAACAGCTCGCCACCGCGAAGTTGCTCGACGACGGCCCGGCCATCGCCGCGTACCTGGCCCAGATCAAGGGCGGCATCGTCAGCCGTCTCAGTGTGCTCCACGAGGGCTTCCAGGCACTCAAGGCGCAGGGGCTCCCGGTCGAGAGCCTGTCGCCCGAAGGGGCGATCTACCTGACCGTGCGCGTGGCGCCGTTCGGGAAAAAGACTCCGGATGGCGCGACGCTCTCCACCAACGAGGACGTGCGGCGCATGCTGCTCGATCGCGCGGGCGTCGGCGTCGTGCCGTTTCAGGCGTTTGGCTACCCAGGGGATGACGGCTGGTTCCGCTTGAGCGTCGGCGCGGTGTCGTTGCAGGAAATCAAGGACGCACTGCCACGCATTGGCGAGACACTTCGCGCTCTCACCTGA
- a CDS encoding TIGR03790 family protein produces the protein MRRGRTRTIGAGMCAAALAWGAACSSDAGGGGGTSDAGQDASPDSAPDATLDAGTDVAPDGVVEASLPPKVLLPKVGLAPEEIGVLVNEDDPQSKEVADYYMAARKIPGANRVSLTFPLLDIMAEDVFAAQKAKVDAALGAGVQALVVTWTRPYRVTCMSVTSAFALGFDKQYCNTTGGSCGPTAIVDTFDSDSTAPFTDHGVRPTMMLAGKDSAAAKALIDRGVLGDDSFPTGDGWLIRTTDTARNVRWPEFVTLTSAWTDPSVMKLTYVDNSGGTAQNAIEGQAGVLFYFTGLATVPKIETNTYRPGAIADHLTSYGGQVPTSSQMSVVKWLEAGATASFGTVVEPCNYTNKFPDPRVIVPRYYRGETLLEAYWKSVASPGEGLFVGEPLARPWGAEPVSFSAGQLTIETTHLDPAKTYKIEGADSESGPFSLVQAGISVPTHQRIQLAVKPVDRAVYRLSAE, from the coding sequence ATGAGGCGCGGCCGTACGCGGACGATCGGAGCGGGGATGTGCGCAGCGGCGCTGGCGTGGGGCGCGGCGTGCAGTTCCGACGCGGGGGGCGGCGGAGGGACGAGTGATGCGGGCCAGGATGCCTCGCCCGACTCGGCGCCCGACGCAACGCTGGACGCAGGCACCGACGTTGCCCCGGACGGCGTGGTCGAGGCCTCGCTGCCACCCAAGGTGCTCTTGCCGAAGGTCGGGCTCGCCCCAGAAGAAATCGGCGTGCTGGTCAACGAGGACGACCCGCAGTCGAAAGAGGTGGCCGACTACTACATGGCAGCGCGCAAGATCCCGGGGGCGAACCGGGTCTCACTGACCTTCCCGCTTCTCGACATCATGGCCGAAGACGTGTTTGCGGCCCAGAAGGCCAAGGTCGACGCGGCGCTCGGGGCGGGCGTGCAGGCGCTCGTGGTGACCTGGACCCGGCCTTACCGCGTGACTTGCATGAGCGTGACCAGTGCGTTCGCGCTTGGCTTCGACAAACAATACTGCAACACCACGGGTGGAAGCTGCGGTCCCACGGCGATCGTCGATACGTTTGACTCGGACTCCACGGCGCCGTTCACGGATCACGGCGTGCGCCCCACGATGATGTTGGCGGGCAAAGACAGCGCCGCTGCCAAGGCGCTGATTGATCGCGGTGTGCTCGGGGACGACAGCTTTCCCACCGGGGACGGCTGGCTGATCCGCACGACGGACACCGCTCGCAACGTTCGCTGGCCCGAGTTCGTGACCTTGACCAGCGCTTGGACCGATCCGAGCGTGATGAAGCTGACCTACGTCGATAACTCGGGTGGAACCGCTCAAAACGCCATCGAGGGGCAGGCTGGCGTGCTGTTTTATTTCACGGGGCTGGCCACCGTTCCGAAGATCGAGACCAACACCTATCGCCCGGGCGCCATCGCCGATCACCTCACGAGTTACGGTGGCCAGGTCCCGACCAGCAGTCAGATGAGCGTGGTCAAGTGGCTGGAGGCCGGCGCTACCGCCAGCTTCGGCACCGTGGTCGAGCCGTGCAACTACACCAACAAGTTCCCCGACCCGCGGGTGATCGTACCTCGGTACTACCGCGGCGAGACGCTGCTCGAAGCGTACTGGAAGAGCGTCGCCTCGCCCGGTGAAGGGCTGTTCGTCGGTGAGCCGTTGGCGCGACCGTGGGGTGCGGAGCCCGTCAGTTTTTCAGCCGGGCAGCTGACGATCGAGACCACACACCTCGATCCAGCCAAGACCTACAAGATCGAAGGCGCAGACTCCGAGAGCGGCCCCTTCAGCTTGGTTCAGGCTGGCATCAGCGTGCCTACGCATCAGCGCATCCAGCTGGCGGTCAAGCCCGTCGACCGAGCGGTCTACCGTCTCTCGGCCGAATGA
- a CDS encoding CBS domain-containing protein: protein MTQKVLTVSADWSLTELKAFLLERGISGAPVVDEKGKLVGVVSSTDLLRSEDGRESTQGSFFAASLERPLDEDELETLFVEGAPTQVVGDVMTPVVFQIAADAEIDEAADTMVRGRIHRIVVTEGESVVGIVTALDLVRALRDILRTTK, encoded by the coding sequence ATGACCCAAAAAGTGCTGACGGTGTCGGCGGACTGGTCGCTGACCGAGCTCAAGGCGTTCCTGCTGGAGCGCGGCATCAGCGGCGCACCGGTGGTAGACGAAAAAGGCAAACTGGTGGGCGTGGTTTCGTCGACCGACCTGCTGCGCTCCGAAGACGGTCGCGAGTCGACCCAGGGCAGTTTTTTTGCGGCGTCCCTCGAGCGGCCGCTCGACGAAGACGAGCTGGAGACCCTCTTCGTGGAGGGCGCTCCGACCCAGGTGGTCGGCGACGTCATGACCCCCGTCGTGTTCCAGATCGCCGCCGACGCGGAGATCGACGAGGCCGCGGACACCATGGTGCGCGGTCGCATTCACCGGATCGTGGTCACCGAGGGTGAGAGTGTGGTCGGCATCGTGACTGCGCTCGACCTGGTCCGGGCCCTGCGCGACATCTTGCGCACGACCAAGTAG
- the hflX gene encoding GTPase HflX, producing the protein MSSNRRPRAVLVAVKLPEVSDAELDASLAELRRLVKTLGYDVTERVTQSRENLAPSAVLGEGKLAELAALTGGSGETESPALKRKKKSKARLRWEAEANPGDEELEDSPDAGGETDADADKLDLVAVDHDISPSQARNLERATGVTVLDRTGVIIEIFHRHAKSREARLQVEIARLAYTAPRLRESPSGKERQAGRGAGEAALELDRRKIRDRIAELNTELAAIQREHGVRRAHRREARRVALVGYTNAGKSSLMRALTASQVHVEDKLFATLDTTVRALQPEAQPRILVSDTVGFIKKLPHDLVASFKSTLDEALEASLLLHIVDAADPSWESQLEVTRAVLTEIGAAGIPSRLVMNKVDQLSSEQLATAETLLPDAWFVSAHDPADVVKIRDRLVEFFEQGYSEAELFVPWDKQRLVSEMHASGRVLEEVYGEDGVTVRVKTDDPTLSRLRAALARA; encoded by the coding sequence ATGAGCTCCAATCGGCGCCCTCGGGCGGTGCTCGTCGCCGTCAAGCTGCCAGAGGTGAGCGACGCGGAGCTCGACGCCAGCCTGGCCGAGCTCCGGCGTCTGGTGAAGACGCTCGGCTACGACGTGACCGAGCGTGTCACCCAGTCCCGCGAGAACCTCGCACCAAGCGCGGTACTGGGCGAGGGCAAGCTGGCAGAGCTCGCGGCGCTCACCGGCGGAAGCGGCGAGACTGAATCGCCGGCGCTCAAGCGCAAGAAAAAGAGCAAGGCACGACTCCGCTGGGAAGCAGAAGCGAACCCGGGCGACGAGGAGCTCGAGGACTCGCCGGACGCCGGAGGAGAGACCGACGCCGACGCCGACAAACTCGACCTGGTCGCAGTGGATCACGACATCTCGCCCAGCCAAGCCCGCAACCTCGAGCGCGCTACGGGGGTGACCGTCCTCGACCGCACTGGCGTCATCATCGAGATCTTCCACCGGCACGCCAAGAGCCGAGAGGCCCGGCTGCAGGTGGAAATAGCCCGCCTCGCGTACACCGCGCCGCGTCTCCGTGAGTCTCCATCGGGCAAAGAGCGGCAAGCCGGTCGCGGCGCTGGCGAAGCGGCACTGGAGCTCGACCGGCGCAAGATCCGGGACCGCATCGCCGAGTTGAACACGGAGCTCGCAGCAATCCAGCGTGAGCACGGTGTGCGTCGCGCTCATCGCCGCGAAGCGCGGCGCGTGGCGCTGGTCGGTTACACGAACGCGGGCAAGAGCTCGCTGATGCGCGCACTCACTGCCAGTCAGGTCCACGTCGAGGACAAGCTGTTCGCCACGTTGGACACCACGGTGCGTGCGTTACAGCCCGAGGCCCAGCCTCGCATCCTGGTCAGTGACACCGTCGGTTTCATCAAGAAGCTACCCCACGATCTGGTGGCGAGCTTCAAGTCGACGCTCGACGAAGCGCTGGAGGCGTCTCTCTTGCTGCACATCGTCGACGCAGCCGATCCCAGCTGGGAGAGCCAGCTCGAGGTCACCCGAGCCGTGCTGACCGAGATCGGCGCTGCGGGCATCCCGTCACGCTTGGTCATGAATAAAGTCGATCAGCTCTCCTCCGAGCAGCTCGCGACGGCGGAGACGCTGCTGCCCGACGCTTGGTTCGTCTCGGCGCACGACCCGGCCGACGTGGTGAAGATCCGCGACCGCCTGGTGGAGTTCTTCGAGCAGGGTTACTCCGAAGCGGAGCTGTTCGTGCCCTGGGACAAACAGCGCCTGGTGTCGGAGATGCACGCTTCGGGGCGTGTGCTCGAGGAGGTCTACGGCGAAGACGGCGTCACGGTGCGTGTCAAGACCGACGACCCGACGCTCTCGCGCCTCCGAGCGGCGCTCGCGAGAGCCTAG